The Methanoregula boonei 6A8 genome has a window encoding:
- a CDS encoding tetratricopeptide repeat protein has product MSSKKKTSSEEKPSTRIPRKYVIALGVIIVICIAIVAGLVLTKQGPWADATANIPVTDEASFMSAGALYCQSVDLANEGNYTGALADANAALAYNVPSLIPLIQSNRAGILVETGNYSEAIDAADVAISAPGNLTTLRAIAYYNKANALEALGRTSEADANYANASALDPTLKHP; this is encoded by the coding sequence ATGAGCAGTAAGAAAAAAACAAGTTCTGAGGAAAAGCCCAGCACAAGGATACCACGAAAATACGTTATTGCACTCGGTGTGATAATCGTAATCTGTATCGCGATCGTTGCCGGCCTGGTGCTCACAAAGCAGGGACCGTGGGCAGACGCTACAGCAAATATCCCGGTAACTGACGAGGCAAGTTTTATGTCTGCAGGGGCCCTGTACTGCCAGAGCGTTGACCTGGCAAACGAAGGGAATTATACCGGAGCACTCGCTGATGCCAATGCCGCGCTTGCATATAATGTCCCTTCGCTCATTCCCCTGATCCAGTCCAACCGGGCGGGGATTCTGGTGGAGACGGGAAATTACAGTGAAGCGATCGATGCAGCCGATGTGGCGATCAGCGCGCCCGGGAACCTGACCACGCTCCGGGCCATTGCATACTACAATAAGGCAAATGCTCTTGAAGCGCTGGGACGGACCAGCGAGGCAGATGCGAATTACGCAAATGCATCAGCACTGGATCCGACACTCAAACACCCATAA
- a CDS encoding metallophosphoesterase: MKLEFIRDGPALVIENTERLLVVADLHFGIEADLASHGMHFRSHSRERLDRLMQTVEATRPDRLILLGDVKHSIPSLTRQEWAEIPGILDTIRQRVPVLVFPGNHDIGIERFLLPGEIQPKEGAVIDGVAYLHGHTYPAPGLAGRLLVTGHHHPQVSLRDQVGCSLVAPAFLRAAINALALGLEGGYTGTTRALFVPAFNEIAGYDIVRIAKDPFSPISRCIQQEDAEVILADGTLIGPLAMLLDDDREDENERGDCPGA, encoded by the coding sequence ATGAAACTGGAGTTTATCCGTGACGGCCCGGCGCTCGTAATCGAGAACACCGAGCGCCTGCTCGTCGTGGCCGATCTCCATTTCGGGATCGAGGCCGATCTCGCCTCCCATGGCATGCACTTCCGGAGCCACAGCCGGGAGCGCCTTGACCGGCTGATGCAGACCGTGGAGGCAACCAGGCCCGATCGGCTTATCCTCCTTGGGGATGTCAAGCATAGTATCCCCTCGCTCACCCGGCAGGAATGGGCAGAGATCCCGGGCATTCTTGATACGATCAGGCAGCGCGTCCCGGTCCTTGTCTTCCCGGGAAACCACGACATAGGAATTGAGAGGTTCCTTCTTCCCGGCGAGATCCAGCCAAAGGAAGGGGCAGTGATTGATGGGGTTGCATATCTTCACGGCCATACGTACCCGGCGCCGGGCCTTGCCGGACGCCTGCTCGTTACCGGGCATCACCACCCCCAGGTAAGCCTGCGCGACCAGGTGGGCTGTTCGCTTGTGGCGCCGGCCTTCCTGCGGGCGGCGATAAATGCACTGGCGCTCGGCCTTGAAGGAGGATATACGGGAACGACCCGTGCCCTGTTCGTGCCCGCTTTCAACGAGATAGCGGGGTACGATATTGTCAGGATCGCCAAAGACCCGTTCTCGCCAATCTCCCGGTGCATACAACAGGAGGATGCGGAGGTCATTCTCGCCGACGGCACGCTTATCGGTCCGCTTGCAATGCTGCTTGACGATGACCGGGAAGACGAGAATGAGAGGGGGGATTGCCCTGGCGCTTGA
- a CDS encoding DEAD/DEAH box helicase: MRGGIALALELLGDHVRACIKKRGFAGLSPAQEQAIPLVLQKKNLVLIAPTGTGKTESAMFPVFDSLVKMPAGGGIRAIYVTPLRSLNRDILSRMEWWCRELGLKVGVRHGDTPMAERRKQALSPPDLLITTPETLQALFMGKRLRKHLEHVEFVIIDEIHEMAASKRGAQLAVALERLAEYAGEFQRIGLSATVGNPETIARFLCGARPCAIVQVPVAKQLEIAVHFVGDDFKHQVRALEQALDREGSTLVFVNTRVTAEALGHALYPRGDVEVHHGSLSKEIRIDAEDRFKKGEIRTLICTSSMELGIDIGRVDHVIQFGSPREVARLVQRVGRAGHQLNTISRGTILTTGFDDLLESLVIARRARANEIEPVVPEASAADVLANQVAAIAVEYGEIERSRIRTIVERTSLFAGSGTLLDDVCTQLEEHRLVRLDGSRIVTTARARRYLSGNLSMIHDERKIPVFDMVSRRTVGTLDESFVVGWVHTGAVFITKGQLWRVLEINDGRLTVEPAKKAIGELPSWEGEQIPVPFAVAREAGTIRRERTTGKYTQEKEGIAFADHVLSEMEKNRCKIPTDRLITFENIDDGVVCNVCAGHKSNEALGRVLSILISARYGTTVGIELDAYRILLRLPSEVRAADVRDFFLSLEPAHMPGILKLALKRTALFKWKLVQIAKKFGAIDPDADYEKISIQRLLDYFDNTVVQREAYRELLSGYMDVDAAAEIVRRVKAGEIELAIGPHSIIGADGILSSRDQIPPPTADQAVLATLKRRLDQDEVVLACMNCRNWKSRTVVSRVPEIPQCPKCGARLIAVLKPYEADTYETTAKKNKSPEERATEQRLLRSANIVLSSGKKAVIALSARGVGPENASRILATLADGDAFYREILKAERNFIQTHRYWS, encoded by the coding sequence ATGAGAGGGGGGATTGCCCTGGCGCTTGAACTGCTTGGCGACCACGTGCGAGCCTGCATAAAAAAACGCGGGTTTGCCGGTCTCTCTCCTGCGCAGGAACAGGCAATTCCCCTTGTCCTGCAGAAGAAAAACCTGGTGCTGATCGCCCCGACCGGCACCGGCAAGACCGAGAGCGCAATGTTCCCGGTCTTTGATTCCCTTGTAAAGATGCCGGCAGGCGGCGGGATCCGTGCGATCTACGTAACACCGCTGCGCTCACTTAACAGGGATATCCTCTCGCGGATGGAATGGTGGTGCCGGGAGTTGGGCCTTAAAGTCGGCGTCCGGCACGGGGACACCCCTATGGCCGAGCGCAGGAAACAGGCACTCTCGCCGCCTGATCTGCTCATAACGACTCCTGAAACGCTCCAGGCGCTCTTCATGGGAAAGAGGCTGCGCAAGCATCTCGAACACGTGGAATTTGTCATCATCGATGAGATCCATGAGATGGCCGCAAGCAAGCGGGGGGCGCAGCTCGCGGTGGCACTCGAACGCCTCGCAGAATACGCCGGGGAGTTCCAGCGCATCGGGCTTTCCGCAACGGTAGGCAACCCCGAGACAATTGCCCGGTTCCTCTGCGGGGCCCGGCCCTGTGCGATCGTACAGGTGCCCGTGGCAAAACAGCTGGAGATCGCGGTACATTTTGTGGGGGATGATTTCAAGCACCAGGTCCGGGCGCTCGAACAGGCGCTGGACCGGGAAGGCTCGACCCTTGTCTTTGTCAATACCCGGGTGACTGCCGAAGCGCTCGGCCATGCCCTGTACCCCAGGGGGGACGTGGAAGTACACCATGGCTCGCTCTCAAAAGAGATCCGGATCGATGCTGAGGACCGGTTCAAGAAGGGCGAGATCCGGACCCTTATCTGCACTTCGTCCATGGAACTGGGGATCGACATCGGGAGAGTTGACCATGTGATCCAGTTTGGTTCCCCCCGCGAGGTGGCCCGGCTGGTCCAGAGGGTGGGCCGGGCCGGCCACCAGCTCAATACCATCTCGCGCGGCACCATCCTCACCACCGGTTTTGACGATCTGCTGGAGTCGCTTGTGATTGCGCGGAGGGCGCGTGCAAACGAGATCGAGCCGGTGGTGCCTGAGGCAAGTGCGGCAGATGTGCTCGCAAACCAGGTCGCGGCGATTGCCGTGGAGTATGGCGAGATCGAGCGGTCCCGGATCCGCACAATAGTGGAGCGCACCTCCCTTTTTGCCGGCTCCGGCACACTCCTTGACGATGTCTGTACCCAGCTTGAGGAGCACCGGCTTGTCCGGCTCGATGGCAGCCGGATCGTCACCACGGCACGGGCCAGGCGATACCTCTCGGGTAACCTCTCGATGATCCATGACGAGCGAAAGATCCCGGTCTTTGACATGGTCTCGCGCCGGACCGTGGGAACCCTCGACGAATCCTTTGTTGTCGGCTGGGTGCACACCGGGGCGGTCTTCATCACCAAGGGCCAGCTCTGGCGTGTACTGGAGATAAACGATGGCCGGCTTACGGTCGAGCCGGCCAAAAAGGCAATCGGCGAGCTCCCTTCATGGGAAGGCGAGCAGATCCCGGTCCCGTTTGCAGTGGCCCGGGAGGCAGGGACAATCCGGCGCGAACGCACAACGGGAAAGTACACGCAGGAAAAAGAAGGTATCGCATTTGCAGATCATGTCCTTTCCGAGATGGAGAAGAACCGGTGCAAAATCCCGACAGACCGTCTCATCACCTTCGAGAACATCGATGACGGCGTGGTCTGCAATGTCTGCGCCGGCCACAAGTCAAACGAGGCGCTCGGCCGCGTACTCTCGATCCTGATCTCGGCGCGGTATGGGACAACGGTAGGAATCGAGCTTGACGCGTACCGGATCCTGCTGCGCCTGCCTTCCGAAGTCCGGGCGGCCGATGTCCGCGACTTTTTCCTCTCGCTCGAACCCGCCCATATGCCCGGCATCCTGAAGCTCGCCCTCAAGCGTACGGCACTTTTCAAGTGGAAGCTCGTACAGATCGCAAAGAAGTTCGGCGCAATCGACCCGGACGCGGACTACGAGAAGATCAGCATCCAGCGGCTGCTCGATTATTTCGACAACACGGTCGTGCAGCGCGAGGCGTATCGCGAGCTCCTGTCCGGCTACATGGACGTGGACGCAGCAGCAGAGATCGTACGCCGGGTAAAAGCCGGCGAGATTGAGCTGGCCATCGGGCCCCATTCGATCATCGGGGCGGACGGGATCCTCTCTTCCCGGGACCAGATCCCACCCCCCACCGCAGACCAGGCTGTGCTTGCCACCCTGAAGCGCCGGCTTGACCAGGACGAAGTGGTGCTCGCGTGCATGAACTGCCGGAACTGGAAGAGCCGGACCGTGGTCTCCCGGGTACCGGAGATCCCCCAGTGTCCGAAATGCGGGGCCCGGCTGATTGCCGTGCTCAAGCCGTACGAGGCAGACACGTACGAGACTACCGCAAAGAAGAACAAATCCCCGGAGGAGCGGGCAACCGAGCAGCGCCTGCTCCGGAGTGCAAATATCGTGCTCTCGAGCGGGAAGAAGGCGGTGATTGCACTTTCGGCCCGGGGCGTGGGGCCAGAGAATGCGTCCCGGATCCTTGCAACCTTAGCGGATGGCGATGCCTTCTACCGCGAGATCCTCAAGGCAGAACGGAATTTTATCCAGACACACCGGTACTGGTCGTAG
- a CDS encoding TATA-box-binding protein, translating into MADKRYDSLKIENVVASGVIAESIDLNEVSAKIKSCELNTKRFPGAVYRIENPKIASLIFSSGKVVLTGIRDDKALKDGLAIIIKSLKEAGVETLEKPRVNITNIVCSYDIGKYINLNKVVVTLNLENIEYEPEQFPGLVYRIKDPKIVALLFSSGKIILTGGKNLDDIKKGLDFLEQKLESIM; encoded by the coding sequence ATGGCTGACAAACGGTACGATTCATTGAAAATTGAGAATGTCGTGGCTTCGGGAGTCATCGCCGAATCCATTGACCTTAACGAGGTCTCTGCCAAGATCAAGAGCTGCGAACTCAATACCAAGAGGTTCCCCGGTGCAGTGTACCGCATCGAGAACCCCAAGATTGCATCCCTGATTTTTTCCTCGGGAAAAGTGGTGCTCACCGGCATCCGTGATGACAAGGCGTTAAAGGACGGCCTTGCAATCATCATAAAATCCCTCAAAGAGGCCGGGGTCGAGACACTGGAGAAACCCCGGGTCAATATCACCAATATTGTCTGTTCCTATGATATCGGCAAGTACATCAACCTCAACAAGGTCGTTGTCACCCTCAACCTTGAAAATATCGAGTACGAACCCGAGCAGTTCCCGGGCCTTGTGTACCGGATCAAGGATCCGAAGATAGTTGCACTTCTCTTCTCCTCTGGTAAGATCATCTTAACCGGCGGGAAAAACCTGGACGATATCAAGAAAGGTCTTGATTTCCTGGAACAGAAACTTGAAAGTATCATGTAA
- a CDS encoding AMP-binding protein: MGEDQHNMEDYDKTMAAFKIEVPEHFNFGFDVVDAWAKKDRNKLAMIWANQKGEEKKFSFLDMSSLSNQAANVLLKYGINKGDRVLIMLPRIPEWWIFVVALIKLGAVVCPCPTMLTPRDIKYRVNKGKFRMVITDLENAGKVEEICNECPTLTCRFLADGERKGWASWPYELLYPAPVSHHTPSIPDDQKTKSTDPMLIYFTSGTVGEPKMVLHNHGHPLGQTVTARFWQDLRHNDLHFTVTDTGWAKCGWGKIFGQWIEGACIFVYNFTGKFNATEILPLLEKYQITTFCAPPTIYRMLILADLDKFDLSSLRHCTSAGEPLNPEVIRVWKAGTGLDIREGYGQSETCCCVAEFPCIEVRPGSMGKPSPGWNVEIHDEEGRPVGVREEGRIAISVTPPPAGLFVEYLDNPEENKKSFVNGWYYTGDKVYKDEDGFFWFVGRDDDVIKSSGYRIGPFEVESALLEHPAVQEAAVIGAPDRLRGLIVKAFVVLNKGYDPSETLIKEIKNYVKKTTAPYKYPRAIEFVAELPKTHSGKIRRAELRERELRKYREFR, from the coding sequence ATGGGCGAAGACCAGCACAACATGGAAGACTACGACAAGACGATGGCAGCATTTAAGATCGAAGTTCCCGAACATTTCAACTTCGGTTTTGACGTAGTCGATGCCTGGGCAAAAAAGGACCGGAACAAACTGGCCATGATCTGGGCAAACCAGAAAGGCGAGGAGAAGAAGTTCAGTTTCCTTGATATGTCCAGCCTCTCCAACCAGGCGGCAAATGTCCTCTTAAAATACGGGATCAACAAGGGCGACCGGGTCCTGATCATGCTCCCCCGGATCCCCGAATGGTGGATCTTTGTCGTGGCGCTCATCAAGCTCGGGGCCGTCGTCTGCCCCTGCCCCACAATGCTTACCCCGAGGGATATCAAATACAGGGTGAACAAGGGGAAATTCCGGATGGTGATCACCGATCTTGAAAATGCAGGCAAGGTCGAGGAGATCTGCAACGAGTGCCCGACGCTCACCTGCCGGTTCCTTGCAGATGGCGAGCGTAAGGGCTGGGCAAGCTGGCCTTATGAGCTCCTGTACCCGGCACCGGTCTCCCACCACACCCCGAGCATTCCGGACGATCAGAAAACAAAGAGCACCGACCCGATGCTGATCTACTTTACCTCAGGCACCGTGGGAGAGCCAAAGATGGTGCTCCACAACCACGGCCACCCGCTGGGCCAGACCGTGACCGCCCGGTTCTGGCAGGACCTCCGGCACAACGATCTCCACTTCACGGTCACCGATACCGGCTGGGCCAAGTGCGGGTGGGGCAAGATCTTCGGCCAGTGGATCGAAGGGGCCTGCATCTTTGTCTACAACTTTACCGGGAAGTTCAACGCAACCGAGATCCTGCCCCTCCTGGAGAAGTACCAGATCACCACGTTCTGTGCCCCGCCTACGATCTACCGGATGCTGATCCTTGCCGATCTCGACAAGTTCGACCTCTCATCATTGCGGCACTGCACGAGTGCCGGCGAGCCTCTCAATCCCGAGGTGATCCGGGTCTGGAAAGCGGGAACCGGCCTTGATATCCGCGAAGGCTACGGCCAGAGCGAGACCTGCTGCTGCGTTGCCGAGTTCCCGTGCATCGAAGTCAGGCCCGGCTCCATGGGCAAGCCCTCGCCCGGCTGGAACGTGGAGATCCATGACGAGGAGGGCCGCCCGGTTGGCGTCCGCGAGGAGGGCAGGATCGCAATCTCCGTTACTCCGCCCCCAGCAGGCCTCTTTGTGGAGTACCTGGACAACCCCGAGGAGAACAAGAAGTCGTTTGTGAACGGCTGGTACTATACAGGCGACAAGGTGTACAAAGATGAAGACGGGTTCTTCTGGTTTGTGGGCCGGGACGATGACGTGATCAAATCGTCCGGCTACCGGATCGGGCCTTTTGAAGTGGAGAGTGCGCTTCTTGAACACCCGGCCGTGCAGGAGGCCGCAGTCATCGGTGCACCGGACCGGCTCCGGGGGCTGATCGTGAAGGCCTTTGTGGTCCTCAACAAGGGATATGACCCCTCGGAGACGCTCATAAAAGAGATCAAGAATTACGTGAAGAAGACCACGGCGCCGTACAAGTACCCCCGGGCGATCGAATTCGTGGCCGAGCTCCCCAAGACCCATTCCGGCAAGATCCGGCGAGCCGAGCTCCGCGAACGGGAACTGAGGAAGTACCGGGAATTCCGGTAA
- a CDS encoding AMP-binding protein, with the protein MVRYSISMDDTLTEKIDRLCEQKKISRSDWISEACTGHLTTSATGPAGTLPVPAAFRHNMEDYDTTYRDFRINVPEYFNFGFDVIDAWAKKDRNKLAMIWTNQKGEEKKFTFWDLMRLSNQIVNMLIKYGVSKGDRVMIMLPRVPEWWIATIALIKRGAVYCPAPTMLTEHDLKYRINAAEIKMVITSQDQADKIDAIKNDCPSLSCRFLIDGKRDGWISYPVELDYPAPVSAKLVNLPGMKKTKATDPMVIFFTSGTTGEAKMVVHSQSYALGHITTSRFWHDVHENDLHFTFSDTGWAKSAWGKLYGPWLEGAAIFVYDIRGRFNATELLPLIERYGINTFCCPPTIYRMLILADLDKFDFTELRHCVSAGEPLNPEVIKAWKDATGLTIYEGYGQTETVLCIGTFPCMEARYGSMGKPSPGWVIELHDEKGKPVGIHEEGRIAIKVEPWPVGMFTGYLENPEENSKSFVNGWYYTGDKAYKDEDGYFWFIGRDDDVIKASGYRIGPFEVESALIEHPSVQEAAVVGSPDDIRGLIVKAFVILKPGFAPSDALVRDLQTHVKKVTAPYKYPRAIEFVDSLPKTISGKIRRIELRDRELKRFSAGQKQ; encoded by the coding sequence ATGGTGCGCTACTCAATTTCCATGGATGATACCCTCACGGAAAAGATCGATCGGCTCTGCGAGCAGAAGAAGATCTCGCGCTCTGACTGGATCAGCGAGGCCTGCACCGGCCACCTGACCACCAGTGCAACGGGCCCTGCCGGCACCCTGCCGGTACCCGCTGCCTTCCGGCACAACATGGAGGACTATGATACAACATACCGGGATTTCCGGATCAATGTGCCCGAGTACTTCAATTTTGGTTTTGACGTAATCGATGCATGGGCAAAGAAGGACCGGAACAAACTTGCCATGATCTGGACCAACCAGAAAGGTGAGGAGAAGAAGTTCACCTTCTGGGATCTCATGCGCCTTTCCAACCAGATCGTGAACATGCTCATCAAGTACGGCGTCAGCAAGGGCGACCGGGTCATGATCATGCTCCCAAGAGTCCCCGAGTGGTGGATCGCTACTATCGCACTCATCAAACGTGGTGCAGTGTACTGCCCGGCCCCGACCATGCTCACCGAGCACGACCTGAAATACCGAATTAATGCCGCAGAGATTAAGATGGTGATCACTTCTCAGGACCAGGCAGACAAGATCGATGCGATCAAGAACGACTGCCCCTCCCTCTCCTGCCGGTTTTTGATCGATGGCAAGCGCGACGGCTGGATCAGTTACCCGGTCGAACTCGATTACCCGGCACCGGTCTCGGCAAAACTGGTCAACCTCCCCGGCATGAAAAAGACCAAGGCCACCGACCCGATGGTGATTTTCTTTACCTCAGGCACCACAGGTGAAGCAAAGATGGTGGTCCACAGCCAGAGCTATGCCCTTGGCCATATCACCACCTCCCGTTTCTGGCACGACGTCCATGAAAACGATCTTCATTTCACCTTCTCGGATACCGGCTGGGCAAAGAGTGCATGGGGGAAACTCTATGGCCCGTGGCTGGAAGGCGCTGCAATCTTTGTGTACGATATCCGGGGCCGGTTCAACGCCACCGAACTTCTCCCGCTGATCGAGCGGTATGGGATCAATACGTTCTGCTGCCCGCCCACGATCTACCGGATGCTGATCCTTGCTGATCTCGATAAGTTTGACTTCACCGAGCTCCGGCACTGCGTTAGCGCCGGTGAACCGCTCAACCCCGAGGTGATCAAGGCATGGAAGGATGCCACGGGGCTGACAATCTACGAAGGATATGGCCAGACCGAGACCGTGCTCTGCATCGGGACATTTCCCTGCATGGAAGCACGCTATGGATCGATGGGCAAGCCTTCGCCCGGCTGGGTCATCGAACTCCATGATGAGAAAGGCAAACCGGTGGGCATCCATGAAGAGGGGAGGATCGCCATCAAGGTCGAGCCCTGGCCGGTGGGGATGTTCACGGGATACCTTGAGAACCCGGAAGAGAACAGCAAGTCGTTTGTGAACGGCTGGTATTACACCGGGGATAAGGCCTACAAGGATGAGGACGGGTATTTCTGGTTTATCGGCCGCGACGATGACGTGATCAAGGCATCCGGTTACCGGATCGGGCCCTTTGAAGTGGAGAGTGCACTTATCGAGCACCCCTCGGTCCAGGAAGCTGCCGTGGTCGGATCGCCCGATGATATCCGGGGCCTGATTGTCAAGGCCTTTGTGATCCTCAAACCGGGATTTGCACCTTCGGATGCGCTGGTCAGGGATCTCCAGACCCACGTAAAAAAGGTCACGGCGCCGTACAAGTATCCCCGGGCGATCGAGTTTGTCGATTCACTCCCCAAAACCATCTCCGGCAAGATCCGGAGGATCGAACTGAGGGACCGGGAACTCAAGAGGTTTTCCGCCGGCCAGAAACAGTAA
- a CDS encoding heparan-alpha-glucosaminide N-acetyltransferase, protein MSGPARYPEIDLLRGIALLMMILFHTLFDLAFFRIAPVDVSDGFWRYFAYATASLFLLIVGVSLSVSHARAARRLQGRALVQKFLLRGGGIFCCGLLVTVATWWYLQEGYVIFGILHLIGLAVMLSPLFFRFRTWNAVIGIVFIAIGWILATIPGPMELLVIGIHPLTFQSVDYTPVFPWMGLVLIGLAIGEFAYPGGERWWTLPKLPERAIAPVTFIGRHTLVIYLVHQPVILLILYLVNGAPVL, encoded by the coding sequence ATGAGCGGCCCGGCACGGTACCCGGAGATTGATCTCCTCCGGGGGATCGCTCTCCTGATGATGATCCTCTTCCACACGCTCTTTGATCTTGCATTCTTCCGGATCGCACCGGTCGATGTTTCTGACGGTTTCTGGCGGTACTTTGCCTATGCCACCGCTTCGCTCTTCCTCCTGATAGTAGGGGTGTCGCTTTCTGTCAGCCATGCCCGGGCCGCACGCCGGCTCCAGGGCCGTGCACTTGTGCAGAAATTCCTCCTCCGTGGAGGCGGGATCTTCTGCTGTGGACTTCTGGTAACCGTTGCCACCTGGTGGTACCTGCAGGAAGGCTACGTGATCTTTGGTATCCTCCACCTGATCGGGCTTGCCGTCATGCTCTCGCCGCTCTTCTTCCGGTTCCGCACGTGGAACGCGGTGATAGGGATCGTTTTTATCGCTATCGGGTGGATTCTTGCCACCATCCCCGGGCCGATGGAGCTTTTGGTTATCGGCATCCACCCGCTCACCTTCCAGAGCGTTGATTACACACCCGTCTTCCCATGGATGGGCCTGGTACTGATCGGTCTGGCCATCGGGGAGTTTGCCTACCCCGGGGGAGAACGGTGGTGGACGCTCCCAAAACTTCCCGAACGGGCGATCGCCCCGGTCACGTTTATCGGCAGGCACACCCTTGTCATCTATCTGGTTCACCAGCCGGTGATCCTGCTCATCCTGTACCTGGTAAACGGGGCACCGGTGCTTTAA
- a CDS encoding P-II family nitrogen regulator yields the protein MKMISAIIKPERFEFVKKALEDKGYVSMTITEVKGRGEQKGISLEYRGGKMTVDLLPKVKIEIVIRDKDLEDVIATLTGAARTGKIGDGKIFVIPVEKSIRIRTGDIET from the coding sequence ATGAAAATGATCTCCGCAATCATCAAACCGGAACGCTTCGAGTTTGTGAAAAAAGCACTTGAAGACAAAGGCTATGTCAGTATGACCATCACGGAAGTGAAGGGAAGGGGCGAGCAGAAAGGGATCTCCCTTGAATACCGCGGCGGCAAGATGACCGTCGACCTTCTTCCCAAGGTCAAAATCGAGATCGTTATCCGTGACAAGGATCTCGAAGATGTGATCGCAACCCTCACCGGTGCGGCCCGGACCGGAAAGATCGGCGACGGAAAAATCTTCGTTATTCCGGTCGAGAAATCCATCCGGATCCGGACCGGTGACATCGAGACATAA
- a CDS encoding ammonium transporter, with amino-acid sequence MALDSGAIAWVLASTALVMIMTPGVGFFYGGLVRKKNFIDMITLSFVAFALVSIQWVLFGYSLAFGPDVGGFIGNLSNLGLNGVSMTDPGPYSTLVPGMLYMVFQLVFATVTMAIVTSGFAERIKFSSYLIFALIWTTIVYDPLAHWVWGGGWTSQFGSIDFAGGTVVHISSGFAALALALVIGKRVGYGKYAMEPANIPWSILGAVLLWFGWFGFNAGSAVAANGLAVNAFVTTNTATAVAAMAWLLVSWFHGGKPSSLGFISGAVAGLVAITPAAGYVTPMASIAIGAVAGVMCYFIMLWRQSKGVDESLDAWAVHGMGGLWGAIATGIFASAAVNGASGLIEGNVHQFVAQIVGAGSAVIYAFVVTYILAVIVDKTIGLRVTEEEEYVGLDISQHGERA; translated from the coding sequence ATGGCTTTGGATTCTGGAGCAATTGCATGGGTGCTTGCCTCCACGGCGCTCGTCATGATCATGACGCCGGGAGTCGGGTTCTTTTATGGCGGTCTTGTCCGCAAGAAAAACTTCATCGACATGATCACGCTCTCGTTTGTGGCATTTGCCCTCGTGAGCATCCAGTGGGTACTCTTCGGGTACTCGCTTGCGTTTGGCCCTGATGTCGGCGGGTTTATCGGAAACCTGAGCAACTTAGGCTTAAACGGCGTAAGCATGACCGACCCCGGCCCGTACAGTACGCTCGTACCGGGAATGCTGTACATGGTATTCCAGCTCGTGTTTGCCACGGTTACGATGGCGATTGTCACGTCCGGGTTTGCCGAGCGTATCAAGTTCAGCTCGTACCTGATCTTTGCCCTGATCTGGACAACGATTGTCTATGACCCGCTCGCCCACTGGGTGTGGGGCGGTGGCTGGACCTCACAGTTCGGTTCAATCGATTTCGCGGGCGGCACGGTCGTGCACATCAGCTCGGGTTTTGCCGCACTTGCCCTGGCACTTGTGATCGGTAAACGGGTGGGATATGGAAAGTATGCAATGGAACCGGCCAATATTCCGTGGTCAATCCTCGGTGCCGTGCTCCTGTGGTTTGGCTGGTTTGGGTTTAACGCGGGCAGTGCAGTTGCCGCAAACGGTCTTGCGGTCAACGCCTTTGTGACCACCAACACCGCAACTGCAGTTGCTGCAATGGCATGGCTGCTTGTATCGTGGTTCCATGGCGGCAAGCCCAGTTCTCTCGGGTTTATCTCGGGTGCCGTAGCAGGCCTTGTCGCGATCACTCCCGCTGCCGGTTACGTTACGCCGATGGCATCGATCGCAATCGGTGCGGTCGCAGGCGTGATGTGCTACTTCATCATGCTCTGGAGGCAGAGCAAAGGTGTTGATGAGAGTCTCGACGCGTGGGCAGTCCACGGTATGGGCGGCCTGTGGGGTGCTATTGCAACAGGTATCTTTGCATCCGCAGCAGTGAACGGTGCCTCGGGTCTTATCGAGGGTAACGTCCACCAGTTCGTTGCCCAGATCGTTGGGGCCGGCTCGGCCGTGATCTATGCGTTCGTGGTCACGTACATCCTTGCAGTCATCGTGGACAAAACGATTGGCCTGCGCGTGACCGAGGAAGAGGAATATGTCGGGCTCGACATCTCCCAGCACGGGGAGCGGGCCTGA